The Engraulis encrasicolus isolate BLACKSEA-1 chromosome 4, IST_EnEncr_1.0, whole genome shotgun sequence genome includes a window with the following:
- the LOC134447098 gene encoding LOW QUALITY PROTEIN: beta-1,4-galactosyltransferase galt-1-like (The sequence of the model RefSeq protein was modified relative to this genomic sequence to represent the inferred CDS: inserted 1 base in 1 codon), whose translation MGLICSAILCTSPSPMEATDVSITTDPNTQTERLEYLPIQNRVIKKILKYNFTVCISNLFGDFNNALQVVQTFEVYKLLGVQRVVIYNTSCGPDVDKVLRHYXETYPWPIDKFLKPSRGFQPYRDPGDVHYYGQTTTLNDCLYRYMYESRYLLLNDMDEIIMPYKHTSLGELMAALQKQHPAVGVFMFDNRVYTRSKSDGSGRFDLSEWKSVPGANILQHIYNQPYVDTFKQNKMIIDPRRVEQTSVHKPLRPATPYIYVPFHVCHLIHVCFGRKDIRFKKELYEDKKLWDFAEKLIPSISHALYKSGLIDRPQINKPALPPKGLRLHEQT comes from the exons atGGGCCTTATCTGCTCTGCTATATTGTGTACCAGCCCGTCACCTATGGAGGCTACTGATGTCAGTATAACAACAGATCCCAACACTCAAACAGAGAGATTAGAATATTTGCCAATTCAAAATAGggtgattaaaaaaatattaaagtacAACTTCACCGTATgcatatccaacctctttggagaCTTCAATAATGCCCTCCAGGTTGTGCAGACCTTCGAGGTCTACAAGCTGCTAGGCGTTCAGCGAGTGGTCATCTACAACACCAGCTGTGGCCCAGATGTGGATAAAGTTCTCAGGCATT ATGAAACATACCCTTGGCCAATAGACAAGTTCCTAAAACCCTCTAGAGGCTTTCAGCCATACAGGGACCCTGGGGACGTCCACTACTACGGACAGACCACAACTCTAAATGACTGCCTGTACAGATACATGTATGAGTCACGATACCTTCTCCTCAATGACATGGATGAGATCATTATGCCTTACAAACACACTAGCTTGGGAGAATTAATGGCTGCCCTACAGAAGCAGCACCCTGCCGTGGGGGTGTTCATGTTCGATAACCGCGTTTATACCAGGAGCAAGTCGGATGGCAGCGGTCGCTTTGACCTGTCTGAATGGAAGAGTGTGCCTGGTGCAAACATCTTGCAGCACATTTACAATCAACCCTACGTTGACACATTCAAGCAAAACAAGATGATCATTGACCCCCGCCGTGTAGAGCAGACATCTGTACACAAACCACTGAGGCCTGCTACGCCCTACATCTATGTACCATTTCACGTCTGCCACTTAATCCACGTCTGCTTTGGAAGAAAAGACATCCGCTTCAAGAAGGAGCTGTACGAGGACAAGAAGCTTTGGGACTTTGCAGAGAAGCTGATTCCCAGTATCAGTCATGCACTATACAAGTCAGGCTTGATAGATAGACCCCAGATAAACAAACCAGCTCTTCCACCAAAGGGTCTGCGATTGCATGAACAGACTTGA
- the LOC134447376 gene encoding carboxylesterase 5A-like isoform X1 produces the protein MMSGTLALLCALLTLGVVQTSQAQSDPAPVVSVRNGTLRGASMSVKGSDRPVQQYLGIPFAQPPLGPLRFAPPEPAESWEGERDATQQPKMCIQDPEIVESTSKIMAIEFTPPAVSEDCLYLNVYTPAKPSSDEKLPVMVWIHGGGLYMGGASQYDGAVLAAYENIVVVAIQYRLGFLGYLSTGDEHAQGNWGFLDQLAALQWVQENIQSFGGDPNSVTIAGESAGAISASVLILSPLSKGLFHRAILQSGAATLGAYTTKTPLVFAKMVAKVMECDSSSTEELIKCMRLKKSEDFITGMKKQKIFLGAAVDGTFLTDVAEEVLKSKDFMKVPVIVGVTNHEFGWILPNAFCPPGWEKGMTRSTVMTMVNTFFPAGNATGANELIVDEYLKDAHTPEAIRDEFTEALGDLFMVMPILKVAAYHRDAGVPVYMYEFQHRPEIFKDSRPSFVKADHADDVGFVFGSCFWDGHIKINGSTTEEENQLCRTTMAYWGNFVRTGSPNGAGLVHWPQYEGSRKYLQLDLQQSEGQELKKDRVLFFTQELPRRLAAMRGATP, from the exons ATGATGAGCGGGACATTAGCATTACTCTGTGCTCTTCTGACTCTTGGTGTTGTTCAGACTTCACAAGCACAATCAG ATCCTGCTCCTGTGGTGTCTGTGAGGAATGGGACTCTCCGTGGAGCCTCCATGAGTGTCAAGGGCTCTGATAGGCCGGTGCAGCAGTATCTGGGGATCCCCTTCGCCCAACCCCCCCTGGGCCCCCTTCGCTTTGCCCCCCCTGAACCTGCAGAGTcctgggagggggagagggacgcCACACAGCAGCCTAAAAT GTGCATCCAAGACCCTGAAATTGTGGAATCAACGTCTAAGATCATGGCTATTGAATTCACTCCTCCTGCTGTGTCTGAGGACTGCTTATACCTCAATGTGTACACTCCTGCAAAGCCGTCGTCGGACGAAAAACTGCCA GTAATGGTGTGGATCCATGGAGGGGGTCTGTACATGGGTGGCGCGTCCCAATACGACGGTGCTGTGCTGGCAGCGTACGAGAACATCGTGGTGGTTGCCATACAATACCGTCTTGGCTTCCTGGGGTATTTAAG CACTGGAGATGAGCACGCCCAGGGGAACTGGGGGTTCCTGGACCAGCTAGCTGCTCTGCAGTGGGTGCAGGAGAACATCCAGAGCTTCGGGGGAGACCCCAACTCTGTCACCATCGCAGGAGAGTCGGCTGGAGCCATCAGTGCTTCTGTATTG ATCCTGTCTCCTCTATCCAAGGGTCTTTTTCATCGAGCCATTCTTCAGAGCGGAGCAGCAACTCTTGGGGCGTACACTACTAAAACTCCTCTGGTCTTCGCCAAG ATGGTGGCAAAGGTAATGGAGTGTGACTCGAGCTCTACTGAGGAGCTGATCAAATGCATGAGGCTAAAGAAGTCTGAGGACTTCATCACTGGTATGAAGAAG CAAAAAATCTTCCTGGGTGCTGCGGTGGACGGGACCTTTTTGACGGACGTGGCTGAGGAGGTGTTGAAATCCAAAGACTTCATGAAGGTCCCCGTCATAGTTGGAGTCACAAACCATGAGTTTGGATGGATACTTCCAAAT GCCTTCTGCCCTCCTGGCTGGGAGAAAGGAATGACTCGATCAACCGTCATGACAATGGTCAACACATTCTTCCCTGCAGGAAAC GCCACAGGTGCCAACGAGCTGATTGTCGATGAGTATCTGAAAGACGCTCACACTCCTGAGGCCATAAGGGACGAGTTCACAGAGGCCCTTGGTGACCTGTTCATGGTCATGCCCATCCTCAAAGTAGCTGCATATCACAGAG ATGCTGGTGTCCCTGTGTACATGTATGAGTTCCAGCACCGACCAGAGATCTTCAAGGACAGCAGGCCTAGCTTCGTGAAGGCCGACCACGCAGATGATGTGGGCTTCGTCTTCGGCTCCTGCTTCTGGGATGGACACATCAAAATCAATG GTTCAACAACAGAGGAAGAGAACCAGCTATGCAGGACCACAATGGCGTACTGGGGAAACTTTGTTCGCACAGG CTCTCCCAATGGTGCAGGTCTGGTGCACTGGCCTCAGTATGAGGGGAGCAGGAAGTACCTGCAGCTGGACCTGCAGCAGAGTGAGGGCCAGGAGCTGAAGAAGGACAGGGTGCTCTTCTTCACACAGGAGCTGCCCAGGAGACTGGCCGCCATGCGAGGTGCCACCCCCTAG